The following are encoded together in the Pseudomonas sediminis genome:
- a CDS encoding DUF2835 domain-containing protein codes for MPSLVLDIALSAERLQAIYRGQANRIMAQSRDGRRVSLPAHHLRPYLTHAGIFGSFVLEFNSSGELLSLRPLE; via the coding sequence ATGCCCAGCTTGGTGCTGGATATTGCGTTATCGGCCGAACGATTGCAGGCCATCTATCGTGGCCAGGCCAACCGGATTATGGCGCAAAGCCGGGATGGGCGTCGCGTCAGTTTGCCGGCCCATCATTTGCGGCCGTATTTGACCCACGCCGGCATCTTTGGTTCCTTCGTGCTGGAATTCAATAGCTCCGGCGAGTTACTGAGCTTACGCCCTTTGGAGTGA
- the rmf gene encoding ribosome modulation factor, whose amino-acid sequence MRRLKRDPLERAFLRGYQYGINGKSRELCPFTLPSVRQAWLNGWREGRGDNWDGLTGTAGIHRLNELHAVG is encoded by the coding sequence ATGAGAAGACTTAAGCGTGATCCGTTAGAAAGAGCTTTTTTGCGCGGCTATCAGTACGGCATCAATGGTAAATCCCGCGAACTTTGCCCCTTCACCCTACCTTCGGTTCGTCAGGCCTGGCTCAATGGCTGGCGTGAGGGCCGTGGTGACAACTGGGATGGGCTGACCGGCACGGCCGGTATTCATCGACTCAACGAACTTCACGCTGTCGGCTGA
- the recA gene encoding recombinase RecA, which yields MDENKKRALAAALGQIEKQFGKGAVMRMGDHERQAIPAISTGSLGLDIALGIGGLPKGRIVEIYGPESSGKTTLTLSVIAEAQKLGATCAFVDAEHALDPDYAGKLGVNVDDLLVSQPDTGEQALEITDMLVRSNAIDVIIVDSVAALVPKAEIEGEMGDMHVGLQARLMSQALRKITGNIKNANCLVIFINQIRMKIGVMFGSPETTTGGNALKFYSSVRLDIRRTGAVKEGEEVVGSETRVKIVKNKVAPPFRQAEFQILYGKGIYRNGEIIDLGVQQGLVEKSGAWYSYKGNKIGQGKANAAKYLEDNQEVAREIEGLIREKLLVSSTPAKAPAADLADAEVDF from the coding sequence ATGGACGAGAACAAGAAGCGCGCTTTGGCGGCTGCCCTGGGTCAGATCGAGAAACAGTTCGGCAAGGGCGCGGTCATGCGCATGGGCGACCATGAGCGTCAGGCCATTCCGGCTATCTCCACCGGCTCGCTGGGGCTGGATATCGCTCTGGGTATCGGCGGCCTGCCGAAGGGACGTATTGTCGAGATCTACGGCCCGGAATCCTCTGGTAAGACCACGCTGACCCTGTCGGTGATCGCCGAAGCGCAGAAGCTTGGCGCCACCTGTGCCTTCGTCGATGCCGAGCATGCGCTCGACCCGGATTATGCCGGCAAGCTCGGCGTCAACGTCGATGATCTGCTGGTATCGCAGCCGGACACCGGTGAGCAGGCGCTGGAAATCACCGACATGCTGGTGCGCTCCAACGCCATCGACGTGATCATCGTCGACTCCGTGGCAGCTCTGGTGCCCAAGGCGGAAATCGAAGGCGAGATGGGTGACATGCACGTAGGTCTGCAGGCGCGTCTGATGAGCCAGGCGCTGCGCAAGATCACCGGTAACATCAAGAACGCCAACTGCCTGGTGATCTTCATCAACCAGATTCGTATGAAGATCGGCGTGATGTTCGGTAGCCCGGAAACCACCACTGGTGGTAACGCCCTGAAGTTCTACTCCTCGGTTCGTCTGGATATCCGCCGTACTGGTGCGGTGAAGGAAGGCGAAGAGGTCGTGGGCAGCGAAACCCGCGTGAAGATCGTCAAGAACAAGGTCGCACCTCCTTTCCGCCAGGCTGAGTTCCAGATCCTTTACGGCAAAGGCATCTACCGTAATGGCGAGATCATCGATCTCGGCGTGCAACAGGGCCTGGTCGAGAAGTCGGGTGCCTGGTACAGCTACAAGGGCAACAAGATCGGTCAGGGCAAGGCCAATGCGGCCAAGTACCTGGAAGACAATCAGGAAGTGGCGCGCGAGATCGAAGGTCTCATTCGCGAGAAGCTGCTGGTCAGCAGCACTCCAGCCAAGGCTCCGGCTGCCGATCTGGCTGATGCTGAAGTCGACTTCTAA
- a CDS encoding CinA family protein produces the protein MDRISQLAEQLGAALQAQAAQVTTAESCTGGGIAEAITRIPGSSVWFEAGYVTYSNAQKTKQLAVCADFFASVGAVSREVVEAMVRGAQANSGARYAVAVSGVAGPGGGSVDKPVGTVWLAWGDGERLFSVRKQFAGNRDEVRRQTVEAALAGLLRLLAEENPLMG, from the coding sequence ATGGACAGAATTAGCCAACTGGCCGAACAACTGGGTGCAGCACTGCAGGCGCAAGCTGCTCAGGTCACCACTGCAGAGTCCTGTACAGGCGGCGGTATTGCCGAGGCAATCACTCGCATCCCTGGCAGTTCGGTCTGGTTCGAGGCCGGCTATGTGACGTACTCCAACGCCCAGAAAACCAAACAGTTAGCTGTGTGTGCTGACTTTTTCGCCAGTGTGGGCGCCGTTAGCCGTGAGGTGGTCGAAGCGATGGTGCGTGGCGCTCAGGCCAACAGCGGGGCGCGCTATGCCGTGGCTGTCAGTGGTGTGGCGGGGCCGGGCGGTGGTTCCGTTGACAAACCAGTCGGTACGGTCTGGTTGGCCTGGGGCGACGGCGAGCGTCTTTTCAGTGTGCGCAAGCAATTCGCGGGTAACCGCGATGAGGTGCGCCGACAAACGGTCGAGGCCGCTCTGGCGGGGCTTCTGCGCCTGTTGGCAGAGGAAAATCCGCTTATGGGGTAG
- the recX gene encoding recombination regulator RecX: protein MTVVLDNPLAVRRAAMDLLARREHGRVELARKLRKRGASEDMIDAALQRLSEEGLLSEARYLESFVAYRARAGYGPLRIREELGQRGLARSDVDQALRESGIDWFEQLRETWQRKFASRLPEDARERAQQGRFLAYRGYSLDMIGRLLRGCDE from the coding sequence ATGACCGTCGTACTGGATAACCCGCTCGCCGTCAGGCGGGCGGCCATGGATCTACTGGCGCGGCGTGAACATGGACGTGTCGAGCTTGCGCGTAAGTTGCGCAAGCGTGGCGCCTCCGAGGACATGATCGACGCGGCTTTGCAGCGGCTATCGGAGGAGGGCTTGTTATCCGAGGCCCGCTATCTGGAAAGTTTCGTCGCTTATCGTGCGCGCGCTGGCTACGGGCCGTTGCGTATTCGCGAGGAGCTCGGCCAGCGTGGGCTTGCGCGTAGCGATGTCGATCAGGCTCTGCGTGAAAGTGGTATCGACTGGTTCGAGCAGTTGCGTGAAACCTGGCAGCGCAAGTTTGCCAGTCGGCTTCCTGAGGATGCTCGAGAGCGTGCTCAGCAAGGCCGGTTTCTGGCCTATCGTGGTTATTCGCTGGATATGATCGGGCGTCTGTTGCGCGGTTGCGATGAATAG
- a CDS encoding DUF6685 family protein, with product MSLSESSTLSSRLAALAQRMGLLGRSSRQIFARASALRLPFKPLPAAVESIGWHDGPQLQLLLNLPRGALSGPVQEDKAQAHSALTQVVEAQTQQLQSFDLRLIDGFACPCPVPGYVNFEDYAASEHCKQVRIISYKDFVKTVSQALPRFLAGEPIELRQANWRGSRTFWSGEMHGEAFTGAIAYARRRELEVLLPANLVRYRLNEAGLDNLQNRYHVLAMPEAAWSDPSFMGLLLDNGIPYARLSLLKKAGTPEFLLLPKEHQEATALGEGLRLAGAPDVPSHLRQLAIQPA from the coding sequence ATGAGCCTGTCCGAATCCTCAACTCTCAGCAGCCGCCTGGCTGCACTGGCTCAGCGCATGGGCCTGCTCGGCCGCAGCTCACGGCAGATATTCGCCAGAGCCAGCGCCTTGCGCCTGCCATTCAAACCCTTGCCTGCAGCGGTCGAAAGCATTGGCTGGCATGACGGCCCGCAACTGCAGCTTCTGCTCAACCTGCCTCGCGGCGCACTTTCCGGCCCGGTGCAGGAAGACAAAGCACAGGCCCACTCCGCACTGACTCAAGTAGTGGAAGCACAAACGCAGCAACTGCAATCGTTCGATCTGCGCCTGATCGATGGCTTCGCCTGTCCTTGTCCGGTACCAGGCTACGTGAACTTCGAAGACTACGCGGCAAGCGAACACTGCAAGCAGGTGCGCATCATCAGCTACAAGGATTTCGTCAAGACCGTCAGCCAGGCGTTGCCGCGATTTCTCGCCGGCGAGCCGATAGAGCTGCGTCAAGCCAACTGGCGCGGCTCACGCACCTTCTGGTCAGGGGAGATGCACGGCGAAGCCTTCACCGGAGCAATCGCCTATGCGCGCAGACGCGAACTGGAAGTGCTGCTGCCAGCCAATCTGGTTCGCTATCGCTTGAATGAAGCGGGCCTGGACAACCTGCAAAATCGCTATCACGTACTTGCCATGCCAGAGGCGGCGTGGAGTGACCCCAGCTTCATGGGGCTGCTTCTGGACAACGGCATCCCTTATGCACGCCTGTCGCTACTGAAGAAAGCCGGCACCCCGGAGTTCCTCCTCCTGCCCAAAGAGCATCAGGAAGCCACTGCACTTGGCGAAGGGTTGCGCCTGGCCGGCGCACCAGACGTGCCGAGCCATCTACGCCAGTTGGCCATCCAGCCAGCCTGA
- a CDS encoding quinone-dependent dihydroorotate dehydrogenase — translation MYSLARELLFKLSPETSHELSIDLIGAGGRLGLNGLLTKAPASLPVNVMGLQFANPVGLAAGLDKNGDAIDGFAQLGFGFVEIGTVTPRPQPGNPKPRLFRLPEAEAVINRMGFNNRGVDHLLERVKAAKFKGVLGINIGKNFDTPVERAVDDYLACLDKVYAHASYVTVNVSSPNTPGLRSLQFGDSLKELLEALRRRQEDLAQEHGKRVPLAIKIAPDMSDEETALVASALLGADMDAVIATNTTLSREGVEGLAHGDEAGGLSGAPVRDKSTHIVKVLAGELSGRLPIIAVGGITEGKHAAEKIAAGASLVQIYSGFIYKGPALIREAVDAIAALRK, via the coding sequence ATGTACTCCCTGGCCCGCGAGCTGCTGTTCAAACTGTCCCCGGAAACTTCCCATGAGCTGTCCATCGATCTGATCGGTGCTGGTGGTCGGCTGGGGCTCAACGGCCTGCTGACCAAGGCGCCGGCCAGCCTGCCGGTAAACGTGATGGGTTTGCAGTTCGCCAATCCGGTCGGTCTGGCGGCGGGGTTGGACAAGAATGGCGATGCCATCGATGGTTTCGCCCAGTTGGGCTTCGGTTTCGTCGAGATCGGCACCGTGACCCCACGTCCGCAGCCGGGTAACCCCAAGCCACGCCTGTTTCGTTTGCCGGAAGCCGAGGCGGTGATCAATCGCATGGGCTTCAACAACCGTGGCGTCGATCATTTGCTCGAGCGGGTCAAGGCAGCGAAGTTCAAAGGTGTGCTGGGTATCAATATCGGCAAGAACTTCGATACGCCGGTCGAGCGGGCAGTGGATGATTACCTGGCTTGTCTGGACAAGGTCTATGCCCACGCCAGTTACGTCACGGTCAACGTGAGCTCACCCAATACGCCGGGGCTACGCAGTCTGCAGTTCGGTGATTCGTTGAAGGAGTTGCTCGAGGCGCTGCGTCGTCGTCAGGAAGATCTGGCTCAGGAGCACGGCAAGCGCGTGCCTCTGGCGATCAAGATTGCCCCGGACATGAGCGATGAAGAGACCGCGTTGGTGGCATCTGCGTTGCTGGGTGCCGATATGGATGCGGTGATCGCCACCAACACCACGCTCAGTCGTGAGGGTGTCGAAGGGCTGGCCCACGGGGATGAGGCAGGTGGTCTGTCGGGTGCCCCCGTACGTGACAAGAGCACGCATATCGTCAAGGTGCTGGCCGGTGAATTGTCGGGGCGTCTGCCGATCATCGCGGTTGGCGGTATTACCGAAGGCAAGCATGCGGCGGAGAAGATCGCTGCGGGTGCGAGTCTGGTCCAGATCTATTCGGGGTTCATCTACAAAGGACCGGCGCTGATTCGCGAGGCGGTTGATGCGATTGCCGCGCTGCGTAAATAA
- the rlmKL gene encoding bifunctional 23S rRNA (guanine(2069)-N(7))-methyltransferase RlmK/23S rRNA (guanine(2445)-N(2))-methyltransferase RlmL gives MSDRYEIVLTCPKGLEGLLLEEAKALGLEEAREQTAAIRGHAEIEVAYRLCLWSRLANRVLLVLSRFAMNNADELYDGVQAIDWRDHLEPSGSLAVEFSGNGSGIDNTHFGALKVKDAIVDRLRTAGGERPSIDKLNPDLRVHLRLDRGEAVLSLDLSGHSLHQRGYRLQQGAAPLKENLAAAVLIRAGWPRIAAEGGALADPMCGVGTFLVEAALMAADIAPNLKRERWGFSNWLGHVPAIWKKLHAEAEQRAAAGLAKPPLWIRGYEADPRLIQPGRNNVERAGLSDWVKIYQGELGSFEPRPDQNQKGLVISNPPYGERLGDEASLLYLYQNLGERLRQACLGWEAAVFTGAPELGKRMGLRSHKQYAFWNGALPCKLLLIKVQTEQFVTGERRAREDDQEPAQDAPQQARLSEGGQMFANRLQKNLKQLGKWARREGVECYRLYDADMPEYAVAVDLYRDYVHVQEYAAPRSIDPDKAQARLLDALAAIPQALGVAQSRVVIKRRERQTGTKQYQRQAAQGEFMEVNEGGVKLLVNLTDYLDTGLFLDHRPLRLRLQREAAGKRFLNLFCYTATATVHAAKGGARSTTSVDLSKTYLDWARRNLALNGFSDKHRLEQGDVMAWLGEDRGEYELIFIDPPTFSNSKRMEGVFDVQRDHVELLDLAMARLARGGVLYFSNNFRKFQLDESLVARYQVEEISAQTLDPDFARNPKIHRAWRFTAR, from the coding sequence ATGTCTGATCGTTACGAAATCGTGCTGACCTGCCCCAAGGGGCTCGAAGGGCTGTTGCTGGAAGAGGCCAAGGCGCTGGGGCTGGAAGAAGCGCGCGAGCAAACGGCCGCGATCCGCGGCCACGCTGAAATCGAAGTGGCCTATCGGCTGTGCCTGTGGTCGCGCCTGGCCAACCGCGTGCTGTTGGTGCTGTCGCGTTTTGCCATGAACAACGCCGACGAGCTTTATGATGGCGTGCAGGCGATCGACTGGCGAGACCATCTTGAGCCGTCCGGCAGCCTGGCAGTGGAGTTCAGTGGCAACGGTTCAGGTATCGATAACACCCACTTCGGTGCACTCAAGGTCAAGGACGCGATTGTCGACCGGTTGCGTACCGCGGGCGGCGAGCGGCCCAGCATCGACAAGCTCAACCCGGACCTGCGCGTGCATCTGCGCCTGGACCGCGGTGAGGCGGTGCTTTCTCTGGACCTTTCCGGTCATAGCCTGCATCAGCGCGGTTATCGCCTGCAGCAAGGCGCTGCACCGTTGAAGGAGAACCTGGCTGCGGCGGTGTTGATCCGTGCCGGTTGGCCGCGCATTGCTGCTGAGGGTGGCGCCCTGGCTGACCCGATGTGCGGTGTGGGCACCTTCCTGGTGGAGGCGGCGTTGATGGCAGCCGATATCGCCCCTAACCTCAAACGTGAGCGCTGGGGCTTCTCCAACTGGCTCGGCCACGTGCCGGCAATCTGGAAGAAGCTGCACGCCGAAGCCGAGCAGCGCGCGGCAGCGGGTCTGGCCAAGCCGCCGTTGTGGATTCGTGGTTACGAAGCCGATCCGCGGCTGATCCAGCCTGGGCGCAACAACGTCGAGCGCGCCGGTCTGTCCGACTGGGTGAAAATCTATCAGGGCGAGCTGGGCAGTTTCGAGCCGCGCCCGGACCAGAATCAGAAGGGCCTGGTAATCAGCAACCCGCCTTATGGCGAGCGCCTGGGCGACGAAGCCAGCCTGTTGTATCTCTATCAGAACCTCGGTGAGCGCCTGCGCCAGGCCTGCCTGGGGTGGGAAGCGGCGGTTTTTACCGGCGCGCCCGAACTGGGCAAACGCATGGGCCTGCGCAGCCATAAGCAGTACGCGTTCTGGAACGGCGCACTGCCCTGCAAACTGTTGTTGATCAAGGTGCAGACCGAGCAGTTCGTTACCGGTGAGCGGCGTGCGCGCGAAGACGATCAAGAGCCAGCGCAGGATGCGCCGCAACAGGCGCGTCTGTCCGAAGGCGGGCAGATGTTCGCCAATCGTCTGCAGAAGAATCTCAAACAACTGGGTAAGTGGGCGCGCCGCGAAGGTGTCGAGTGCTATCGGCTGTACGATGCCGACATGCCCGAGTATGCCGTGGCAGTCGATCTGTACCGCGACTATGTACATGTTCAGGAATATGCCGCGCCCCGTTCGATCGACCCGGACAAGGCGCAGGCACGCCTGCTCGATGCCCTGGCGGCAATCCCGCAGGCGCTGGGCGTGGCGCAGAGTCGTGTGGTCATCAAGCGTCGTGAACGCCAGACAGGTACCAAGCAGTATCAGCGTCAGGCGGCGCAGGGCGAGTTCATGGAAGTGAACGAAGGCGGGGTCAAGCTGCTGGTCAACCTCACCGACTATCTGGATACCGGGCTGTTTCTCGATCACCGCCCGTTGCGCCTACGTCTGCAGCGTGAGGCGGCCGGCAAGCGGTTCCTCAACCTGTTCTGTTACACCGCGACGGCCACCGTGCACGCGGCCAAGGGCGGTGCGCGCAGCACCACCAGCGTCGATCTGTCAAAAACCTATCTGGACTGGGCGCGGCGTAATCTCGCGCTCAACGGTTTTTCCGACAAGCACCGTCTGGAGCAGGGTGACGTGATGGCCTGGCTGGGAGAGGACCGCGGTGAGTACGAGTTGATCTTCATCGACCCGCCGACCTTCTCCAACTCCAAGCGCATGGAAGGTGTATTCGATGTTCAGCGTGACCACGTCGAGCTGCTCGACCTGGCCATGGCGCGTCTGGCCCGTGGCGGCGTTCTGTACTTCTCCAACAACTTCCGCAAGTTCCAGCTGGATGAGAGCCTGGTGGCGCGCTATCAGGTCGAAGAAATCAGCGCGCAGACGCTGGACCCGGACTTCGCCCGCAACCCGAAGATCCACCGCGCCTGGCGTTTCACCGCCCGCTGA